The following proteins are encoded in a genomic region of Longimicrobiaceae bacterium:
- a CDS encoding MarR family transcriptional regulator, producing MGDAFPTRFAVPEESPGFVLWRATNAWQRRIREALEPTGLTHVQLVLLASLVWMTRGGYAVTQADLARQAATDVMMTSQVLRALEMRGLLVRSPHPTDARARALRPTDEGAALATRAIPLVEHADAEFFAAAGDDLPAVIRALQAMSASAG from the coding sequence ATGGGTGACGCCTTCCCCACCCGCTTCGCCGTGCCGGAGGAGAGCCCCGGGTTCGTGCTGTGGCGGGCGACGAACGCGTGGCAGCGCCGCATCCGCGAGGCGCTGGAGCCCACCGGCCTCACGCACGTCCAGCTCGTGCTGCTCGCCTCGCTGGTGTGGATGACGCGCGGCGGCTACGCGGTCACGCAGGCCGACCTCGCCCGCCAGGCCGCGACGGACGTGATGATGACCTCGCAGGTGCTGCGGGCGCTGGAGATGCGCGGCCTGCTGGTCCGTTCGCCCCACCCGACCGACGCCCGCGCCCGCGCCCTTCGCCCGACGGACGAAGGCGCCGCCCTCGCCACCCGCGCCATCCCCCTCGTGGAGCACGCCGACGCCGAGTTCTTCGCCGCGGCGGGCGACGACCTCCCCGCCGTCATCCGCGCGCTCCAGGCGATGTCCGCCAGCGCCGGCTGA
- a CDS encoding DUF2911 domain-containing protein, producing the protein MTKTRHTLRGLSALALLAAAMPAAAQRAPADSGAFVARIGSDTVAVERYSRVGDRLWGQVVSRAPRTTVRSYTATLRPDGSVSHYELTVGPASGPPVARAVADFGGDSATVRVTRDTTTTNLRVATPAVTLPQLTYSFGLYEQAAAVARRTGRDSVDLAILPMGARQALPLTVRRVRADSVIMTDFEGLHRVRFDARGRLTRLDGTESTDKVLVDRLPTLDVMRIASAWTAADAGGRAMGQLSPRDTVRASVGGANLLVDYGRPSRRGRAIVGGVVPYGEVWRTGANAATQFRTDHDLVMGGATVPAGTYTLWTLPSPTGWKLIVNKETGQWGTEYHGEQDLVRVDLPSRSVSGEPVERFTIAIDPAAAGGVLRMMWDTTELALPFTVR; encoded by the coding sequence ATGACCAAGACCCGTCATACCCTGCGCGGCCTGTCCGCGCTGGCGCTCCTCGCCGCGGCGATGCCCGCCGCCGCGCAGCGCGCCCCGGCCGACAGCGGCGCCTTCGTGGCGCGCATCGGCAGCGACACCGTGGCGGTGGAGCGCTACAGCCGCGTGGGCGACCGCCTGTGGGGCCAGGTGGTGTCTCGCGCGCCGCGCACCACGGTGCGGAGCTACACGGCCACCCTGCGCCCGGACGGCTCCGTCTCGCACTACGAGCTCACGGTGGGCCCCGCGAGCGGGCCGCCGGTGGCGCGCGCGGTCGCGGACTTCGGCGGCGACAGCGCCACGGTGCGCGTGACCCGCGACACCACGACCACGAACCTGCGCGTGGCCACGCCCGCCGTGACGCTGCCGCAGCTCACCTACTCGTTCGGGCTGTACGAGCAGGCCGCGGCCGTGGCGCGCCGCACCGGGCGCGACTCGGTGGACCTGGCGATCCTGCCCATGGGTGCGCGCCAGGCCCTGCCGCTCACCGTGCGGCGCGTGCGCGCGGACTCGGTGATCATGACCGACTTCGAAGGCCTGCACCGCGTGCGGTTCGACGCGCGCGGCCGGCTGACGCGGCTGGACGGCACCGAGAGCACCGACAAGGTGCTGGTGGACCGCCTTCCCACGCTGGACGTGATGCGAATCGCGAGCGCGTGGACGGCGGCCGACGCGGGCGGCCGCGCAATGGGCCAGCTCTCGCCGCGCGACACGGTGCGGGCCAGCGTGGGCGGCGCGAACCTGCTGGTGGACTACGGCCGGCCGTCGCGCCGCGGGCGCGCCATCGTGGGCGGAGTGGTGCCGTACGGCGAGGTGTGGCGCACCGGCGCGAACGCGGCCACGCAATTCCGCACCGACCACGACCTGGTGATGGGCGGCGCCACCGTCCCCGCCGGCACGTACACGCTGTGGACGCTGCCCAGCCCCACCGGCTGGAAGCTGATCGTGAACAAGGAGACGGGCCAGTGGGGCACCGAGTACCACGGCGAGCAGGACCTGGTGCGCGTGGACCTGCCGTCGCGCAGCGTGAGCGGCGAGCCGGTGGAGCGCTTCACCATCGCCATCGACCCGGCCGCTGCGGGCGGCGTGCTGCGGATGATGTGGGATACCACCGAGCTGGCCCTGCCGTTCACCGTCCGCTGA
- a CDS encoding glycosyltransferase family 1 protein has translation MIHHKATVRPRAQAQVDEGSTMLPDLVCLSHLRWDFVFQRPQHLMGRFARERRVFFVEEPWFRDGPVHLDVIEAAPNLTRVIAHLPWSLWHDADRAQRELLDPFFAERGVERPVLWFYNPVAAGFMRHVQPSAVVYDCMDELSAFRNPHPSLLEREAELLRRADLVFTGGRSLYEAKRGRHPSVHLFPSSIDAAHFGRARETQQEPAAQADLPRPRLGFFGVVDERMDLDLLAAVADARPEWQIVIVGPVVKIEMADLPRRPNLHFTGGATYDELPAWIAGWDVALIPFALNESTRFISPTKTPEYLAAGRPVVSTPITDVVRPYGENGLVRIASTADEFIRSVEAALAETDDERAAWLRRVDAFLEGTSWDRTWAAMADKVAEVVARSGGYEGVTGAAASI, from the coding sequence ATGATCCACCACAAGGCCACCGTGCGCCCCCGGGCCCAAGCCCAAGTGGACGAAGGCTCCACCATGCTTCCGGACCTGGTCTGCCTGTCGCACCTGCGCTGGGACTTCGTGTTCCAGCGCCCGCAGCACCTGATGGGACGGTTCGCGCGCGAGCGGCGGGTGTTCTTCGTGGAGGAGCCGTGGTTCCGCGACGGGCCGGTGCACCTGGACGTGATCGAGGCGGCACCCAACCTGACGCGCGTGATCGCCCACCTGCCGTGGAGCCTGTGGCACGACGCCGACCGCGCCCAGCGCGAGCTGCTGGACCCGTTCTTCGCCGAGCGGGGCGTGGAGCGGCCGGTGCTCTGGTTCTACAACCCCGTGGCCGCGGGCTTCATGCGGCACGTGCAGCCGTCCGCCGTCGTGTACGACTGCATGGACGAACTGTCCGCCTTCCGCAACCCGCACCCGTCGCTGCTGGAGCGCGAGGCGGAGCTGCTGCGCCGTGCGGACCTGGTGTTCACCGGCGGCCGCAGCCTGTACGAGGCCAAACGCGGCCGGCACCCGTCCGTGCACCTCTTCCCCAGCAGCATCGATGCGGCGCACTTCGGCCGTGCGCGCGAGACGCAGCAAGAGCCGGCGGCGCAGGCCGATCTCCCCCGCCCCCGCCTCGGCTTCTTCGGCGTGGTGGACGAGCGCATGGACCTGGACCTCCTGGCCGCCGTGGCCGACGCGCGGCCGGAGTGGCAGATCGTGATCGTGGGGCCCGTGGTGAAGATCGAGATGGCGGACCTGCCCCGGCGCCCCAACCTGCACTTCACCGGCGGCGCCACGTACGACGAGCTTCCGGCCTGGATCGCGGGATGGGACGTGGCGCTCATCCCCTTCGCGCTGAACGAGTCCACGCGCTTCATCAGCCCCACCAAGACGCCGGAGTACCTGGCCGCGGGCCGGCCGGTGGTGTCCACGCCGATCACCGACGTGGTGCGGCCCTACGGCGAGAACGGCCTCGTCCGCATCGCGAGCACGGCGGACGAGTTCATAAGATCGGTAGAAGCGGCACTGGCGGAGACGGACGACGAGCGCGCGGCGTGGCTGCGGCGCGTGGACGCCTTCCTGGAGGGCACCTCGTGGGACCGCACCTGGGCGGCGATGGCGGACAAGGTGGCGGAGGTCGTGGCGCGGTCCGGCGGCTACGAGGGGGTGACGGGCGCGGCGGCGAGCATCTGA
- a CDS encoding EVE domain-containing protein — protein sequence MTTNEAGDAERVGTKEDGGPVRYWIGVVSREHVVRGVDGGFAQLCHGKEAPLRRMRPGDWLAYYSPAEAMGGKAPLQAFTAIGRVREGGVYPFAMSETFVPFRRDVEYMPCTAAPIRPLLPELSFIRDKARWGAAFRFGHVQVPEDDFRAIAAAMGVELPVRADG from the coding sequence ATGACGACGAACGAAGCGGGAGATGCGGAGCGGGTGGGCACGAAGGAGGATGGCGGACCGGTGCGCTACTGGATCGGAGTGGTGTCGCGGGAGCACGTGGTGCGCGGGGTGGACGGCGGATTCGCGCAGCTCTGCCACGGCAAGGAAGCGCCCCTGCGGCGGATGAGGCCCGGCGACTGGCTCGCGTACTACTCGCCGGCCGAGGCGATGGGCGGGAAGGCGCCGCTCCAGGCGTTCACGGCCATCGGCCGGGTGCGGGAGGGCGGCGTGTATCCGTTCGCCATGAGCGAGACCTTCGTCCCGTTCCGCCGCGACGTGGAGTACATGCCCTGCACGGCCGCGCCCATCCGCCCGCTGCTGCCGGAGCTGTCGTTCATCCGCGACAAAGCGCGGTGGGGCGCGGCCTTCCGCTTCGGCCATGTGCAGGTGCCGGAAGACGACTTCCGCGCCATCGCCGCGGCCATGGGCGTGGAGCTGCCGGTGCGCGCGGATGGGTGA